In the genome of Olsenella profusa DSM 13989, one region contains:
- the ssnA gene encoding putative aminohydrolase SsnA, whose protein sequence is MLLVGNGRVVTRDPEKPFVEDGAVVIDRDKIVAVGTRAEMDAAYPTAAFIDAHGGLIMPGLINCHTHIYSGLARGLAIRGCNPTNFLENLEQQWWNIDRHLTLEGTRACAYVTMMESFRNGVTTIFDHHASFCQIPGSLFAIKDVAQEMGMRACLCYEVSDRDGKEKLAESIQENADFARWAANQDSDMIAAMFGGHALFTLSDETLDRMAEANNGLTGFHIHVCEGMDDVYDSAQRHGCTSIHRLLDHGILGERTMLGHCIHITPADMDVCAETHTKIVNNPQSNANNAVGTAPVLEFFKRGITVTMGTDAYTHDMLQSLKAFVPLQRLNSALPNVAWGEAMTMLFKNNAEAANVYFATKPQGKPLGVLAPGAAADVAVFDYPAPTPIGAENIDGHILFGVEGHDCRTTIANGRVVYRDHTFTDIDKERIDAFVLDQAKRLWGELNGCEY, encoded by the coding sequence ATGCTACTTGTTGGAAACGGTCGGGTCGTAACCAGGGATCCCGAGAAGCCCTTCGTCGAGGACGGTGCCGTTGTCATCGACCGCGACAAGATCGTGGCCGTTGGCACGCGTGCGGAGATGGACGCCGCCTATCCCACGGCCGCGTTCATTGACGCCCATGGCGGCCTCATCATGCCCGGTCTCATCAACTGCCACACCCATATCTATTCCGGACTGGCGCGCGGCCTCGCCATCAGGGGGTGCAATCCCACCAACTTCCTCGAGAACCTCGAGCAGCAGTGGTGGAACATCGATCGCCACCTCACACTTGAGGGCACGCGCGCCTGCGCATACGTGACCATGATGGAGTCGTTCCGCAATGGCGTGACCACCATCTTTGACCACCACGCGAGCTTCTGCCAGATCCCCGGGTCCCTCTTTGCCATCAAGGACGTCGCGCAGGAGATGGGCATGCGTGCCTGCCTGTGCTACGAGGTCTCAGACCGTGATGGCAAGGAGAAGCTCGCCGAGTCCATCCAAGAGAACGCCGACTTTGCCCGCTGGGCTGCCAACCAGGACTCTGACATGATTGCCGCCATGTTCGGCGGGCACGCCCTCTTCACACTGTCGGACGAGACGCTCGACCGTATGGCAGAGGCCAACAACGGCCTCACCGGCTTCCACATCCACGTGTGCGAGGGCATGGATGACGTCTATGACTCCGCCCAGAGGCACGGCTGCACCTCGATCCACCGTCTCCTTGACCATGGCATCCTGGGCGAGAGGACCATGCTCGGCCACTGCATCCACATCACCCCGGCCGACATGGACGTATGTGCCGAGACCCATACCAAGATCGTCAACAACCCGCAGTCCAATGCCAACAACGCCGTGGGCACCGCGCCGGTGCTCGAGTTCTTCAAGCGCGGCATCACCGTGACCATGGGAACCGATGCCTACACCCACGACATGCTTCAGTCCCTCAAGGCCTTCGTGCCGCTGCAGCGCCTCAACTCCGCGCTGCCCAACGTGGCCTGGGGTGAGGCCATGACCATGCTCTTCAAGAACAATGCCGAGGCCGCGAACGTGTACTTTGCAACCAAGCCGCAGGGCAAGCCCCTAGGCGTGCTTGCGCCCGGTGCCGCGGCGGACGTTGCCGTGTTCGACTACCCCGCGCCTACGCCCATCGGTGCGGAGAACATCGATGGCCACATCCTCTTTGGCGTCGAGGGACACGACTGCCGTACTACCATCGCGAATGGCCGCGTGGTCTACCGCGACCATACGTTCACAGACATTGACAAGGAAAGGATCGACGCCTTCGTGCTCGACCAGGCAAAGAGGCTCTGGGGAGAGCTTAACGGCTGCGAGTACTAG
- a CDS encoding helix-turn-helix transcriptional regulator — protein sequence MKKSEVEFLSRLARGIAAQFGSNCEVVVHDLEAKDPDSTIVAIENGQVSGRKLGDGPSNVVLKALSSDPDRLQDRFAYHTRTEDGRELRSSTVFFRDETGKPVAIFAINYDSTPIMALQNMLKDFTSLASTASDEPDVIPHNVNDLLDELIDQSVRVVGKPVALMTRDDKVKAIGFLNDSGAFLITKAGQKVCNCFGISKYTLYSYMDEAKSHEKE from the coding sequence ATGAAGAAGTCAGAGGTCGAGTTCCTCTCTCGCCTTGCAAGGGGCATCGCTGCGCAGTTTGGAAGCAACTGCGAGGTTGTCGTCCACGACCTTGAGGCCAAAGACCCTGACAGCACCATCGTGGCAATAGAGAATGGCCAGGTCTCGGGCAGAAAGCTCGGCGACGGCCCATCGAACGTGGTCCTCAAGGCCCTGAGCTCCGACCCCGATAGGCTCCAGGATCGCTTTGCCTACCACACACGTACCGAGGACGGACGCGAACTGCGGTCGAGCACGGTGTTCTTTCGCGATGAGACCGGCAAGCCGGTGGCCATCTTCGCCATCAACTATGACTCCACGCCCATCATGGCGCTCCAGAACATGCTCAAGGACTTCACCTCGCTTGCCAGTACTGCCTCGGACGAGCCAGACGTAATCCCCCACAACGTGAACGACCTTCTCGATGAGCTCATCGACCAGAGCGTGCGCGTGGTGGGCAAGCCCGTGGCACTCATGACCAGAGATGACAAGGTCAAGGCAATAGGCTTTCTCAACGATTCCGGCGCTTTTCTCATTACCAAGGCCGGGCAGAAGGTCTGCAACTGCTTTGGCATCTCAAAGTACACGCTGTACAGCTACATGGACGAGGCCAAGTCACACGAGAAGGAGTAG